A single Meles meles chromosome 20, mMelMel3.1 paternal haplotype, whole genome shotgun sequence DNA region contains:
- the WDR18 gene encoding WD repeat-containing protein 18: protein MAAPMEVAVCTDSAAQLWSCVVWELHSGANLLTYRGGQAGPRGLALLNGEYLLAAQLGKNYISAWELQRKDQLQQKIMCPGPVTCLTTSPNGLYVLAGIAESVYLWEVSTGNLLVILSRHYQDVSCLQFTGDSSHFLSGGKDCLVLVWGLCSVLQADPSRTPSPRHVWSRHTLPITDLHCGFGGPLARVATSSLDQTVKLWEVSSGELLLSVLFDVGIMAVTMDLAEYHVFCGGSDGSIFQVDLCTWPGQKEKSFQPEQDSGKVFRGHRNQVTCLSVSTDGSVLLSGSHDETVRLWDTQSKQCVRTVTLKGPVTNAAIMLAPVGMLSSDFRPGLPLPHFNRHLLGAEHGDEPHRGGFTLRLGLHQQGSEPSHQERAERLQAVMSSTMEKSVLGGQDQLRVRVAELEDEVRNLRKVNRDLFDFSTRIITRPAK, encoded by the exons ATGGCTGCTCCCATGGAAGTGGCCGTGTGTACGGACTCGGCGGCCCAGCTGTGGAGCTGCGTGGTGTGGGAGCTGCATTCGGGCGCCAACCTGCTCACGTACCGCGGCGGCCAGGCCGGACCCCGCGGCCTGGCGCTGCTCAATGGCGAGTACCTGCTGGCGGCGCAGCTGGGCAAGAACTATATCAGCGCCTGGGAGCTGCAGCGGAAG GACCAGCTCCAGCAGAAGATCATGTGTCCTGGGCCTGTCACCTGTCTGACCACGTCCCCCAATGGCCTCTACGTCCTGGCGGGAATTGCGGAGAGTGTCTACCTGTGGGAG GTCTCCACAGGGAACCTTCTGGTCATCCTGAGCCGCCACTACCAGGACGTGTCGTGCCTGCAGTTCACGGGGGACAGCAGCCACTTCCTTTCGGGGGGCAAGGACTGCCTGGTGCTAGTGTGGGGCCTGTGCAG TGTGCTGCAGGCGGACCCCTCCCGGACCCCGTCCCCCCGGCACGTCTGGTCTCGCCACACCCTGCCCATCACGGACCTGCACTGTGGCTTTGGGGGCCCCCTGGCCCGGGTCGCCACCTCCTCCCTGGACCAGACAGTGAAG CTGTGGGAGGTCTCGTCGGGCGAGCTGCTGCTGTCCGTGCTCTTTGACGTGGGCATCATGGCCGTGACCATGGATCTAGCCGAGTACCACGTGTTCTGCGGCGGCAGTGACGGCTCCATCTTCCAGGTGGACCTCTGCACCTGG cctgggcagaaagagaagagcttCCAGCCGGAGCAGGACAGCGGGAAGGTGTTCAGAGGGCACAG GAACCAGGTGACTTGCCTGTCCGTGTCCACCGACGGCAGCGTGCTGCTCTCGGGCTCGCACGACGAGACCGTGCGCCTGTGGGACACCCAGAGCAAGCAGTGCGTCAGGACCGTGACCCTCAAAG gcCCCGTGACCAACGCCGCCATCATGCTGGCACCGGTCGGCATGCTGAGCTCGGACTTCAGGCCAGGCCTGCCCCTGCCGCACTTCAACAGGCACCTGCTGGGCGCCGAGCACGGGGACGAGCCACACCGCGGGGGTTTCACACTGCGCCTCGGCCTCCACCAGCAG GGCTCGGAGCCCAGCCACCAGGAGCGGGCGGAGCGGCTGCAGGCGGTGATGAGCAGCACGATGGAGAAG AGCGTCCTGGGCGGCCAGGACCAGCTGCGGGTCCGTGTGGCCGAGCTGGAGGACGAGGTGCGGAACCTGCGCAAAGTCAACCGCGACCTGTTCGACTTCTCCACGCGCATCATCACGCGGCCGGCCAAGTGA
- the GRIN3B gene encoding glutamate receptor ionotropic, NMDA 3B, giving the protein MEFVRTLGLCLALALGPGPAGGHPQPCGVLVPAGGSVRLGALLPRAPAARARVLAALARAALASRLPHNLSLELAAAAPPARDPASLARVLCQALAAPGVAAVLAFPEARPELLQLHFLAAATETPVLSVLRREARAPLGVPNPFHLRLHWASPLETLLDVLVALLRAHTWEEASLVLCRVRDPAGLVALWTARAGRAPKLVLDLSRPDTGAEGLQARLAALGAPAGGSAPAPAAVLLGCSPAGAWQVLQAVPPGPPHWLLGTPLSAEVLPSEGLPLGLLALGEVARPPLEAVIDDAVELVARALGHAARAEPEHALLPTTVNCSDQQLAGPRSSGRLLARFLANTSFRGRTGPVWVSRSSQVHLSRYFRVWSLRQDPRGAPAWATVGSWRAGRLESGPGGAAAQPAPSPGARARAKLRVVTLVEHPFVFAREPDEDGQCPAGQLCLAPGTNDSATLDALFAALADGSVPRALRRCCFGYCIDLLERLADDTPFDFELYIVGDGKYGALRDGRWTGLVGDLLAGRAHMAVSSFSINSARSQVLDFSSPFFSTSLGIMVRARDTASPIGAFMWPLHWSTWLGVFAALHLTALFLTLYEWRSPYGLTPRGRNRATVFSYSSALNLCYAILFGRTVSSKTPKCPTGRLLMNLWAVFCLLVLSSYTANLAAVMVGDKTFLELSGIHDPKLHPPSQGFRVGTVWESSAEAYIKKSFPDLHAHMRRHSAPTTPHGVAMLTSDPPKLNAFIMDKSLLDYEVSIDADCKLLTVGKPFAMEGYGIGLPQNSPLTSNLSEFISRYKSSGFMDLLHDKWYRMVPCGKRVLAVTETLQVGIYHFSGLFVLLCLGLGSALLSCLGEHVFYHLVLPRIRRGKKLQYWLHTSQRIHRALNTEPPGAEEPGPRALEDQQQDAPAASAGAPSWTRVRQAVARERRVRFLLEPAEAAAAPDSEGAGRPEGPVWLCSNGRLPAVLPSGPPGPRELEELEQRIESARERLRQALVRRGELLAQLGDGDRPLRLLRST; this is encoded by the exons ATGGAGTTTGTGCGGACGCTGGGGCTCTGCCTGGCGCTGGCGCTGGGGCCGGGGCCCGCCGGGGGCCACCCGCAGCCGTGCGGCGTCCTGGTGCCCGCGGGGGGCTCGGTGCGCCTGGGCGCCCTCCTGCCCCGCgcgcccgccgcccgcgcccgcgtCCTCGCCGCCCTGGCCCGAGCCGCCCTGGCGTCGCGGCTGCCGCACAACCTGAGCCTGGAGCTGGCGGCCGCCGCGCCCCCTGCCCGCGACCCCGCCTCGCTGGCCCGCGTCCTGTGCCAGGCGCTGGCGGCCCCGGGCGTGGCGGCCGTGCTGGCCTTCCCGGAGGCGCGGCCCGAGCTGCTGCAGCTGCACTTCCTGGCGGCGGCCACCGAGACCCCCGTGCTCAGCGTGCTGCGGCGGGAGGCGCGCGCGCCCCTCGGGGTCCCG AACCCGTTCCACCTCCGGCTGCACTGGGCCAGCCCCCTGGAGACGCTGCTGGACGTGCTGGTGGCTCTGCTGCGGGCGCACACCTGGGAGGAGGCCAGCCTGGTGCTCTGCCGTGTGCGCGACCCTGCTGGCCTGGTGGCCCTCTGGACAGCCCGGGCCGGCAGGGCCCCGAAGCTGGTGCTGGACCTGAGTCGGCCAGACACAGGCGCCGAGGGGCTGCAGGCACGCCTGGCCGCCCTGGGGGCTCCAGCAGGGGGCTcggcccccgcccccgcagcTGTGCTCCTCGGTTGCAGCCCCGCCGGCGCGTGGCAGGTGCTGCAGGCCGTGCCCCCCGGCCCTCCCCACTGGCTGCTGGGCACGCCACTGTCCGCCGAGGTCCTGCCTTCCGAGGGCCTGCCCCTGGGGCTGCTGGCCCTGGGTGAGGTGGCCCGGCCGCCGCTGGAGGCCGTCATTGACGACGCTGTGGAGCTGGTGGCGCGAGCCCTGGGTCACGCCGCGCGGGCGGAGCCGGAGCACGCCCTCCTGCCCACCACGGTCAACTGCAGCGACCAGCAGCTGGCCGGGCCCAGGTCCTCCGGCCGCCTCTTGGCGCG gttCCTGGCCAACACGTCCTTCCGGGGCCGCACGGGGCCCGTGTGGGTGAGCCGCTCCTCCCAGGTGCACCTCTCCCGGTACTTCCGAGTGTGGAGCCTGCGCCAGGACCCGCGGGGCGCCCCGGCCTGGGCCACCGTGGGCAGCTGGCGGGCCGGGCGGCTGGAGTCCGGGCCGGGCGGCGCCGCCGCACAGCCCGCGCCCTCGCCGGGAGCCCGAGCCCGAGCCAAGCTGCGCGTGGTGACGCTGGTGGAGCATCCCTTCGTGTTCGCGCGGGAGCCGGACGAGGACGGGCAGTGCCCCGCGGGGCAGCTGTGCCTGGCGCCCGGCACCAACGACTCGGCCACGCTGGACGCGCTGTTCGCCGCGCTGGCCGACGGCTCGGTGCCCCGCGCCCTCCGCCGGTGCTGCTTCGGCTACTGCATCGACCTGCTGGAGCGCCTGGCGGACGACACGCCCTTCGACTTCGAGCTGTACATCGTGGGCGACGGCAAGTACGGCGCCCTGCGCGACGGCCGCTGGACCGGCCTGGTGGGGGACCTGCTGGCCGGCAGGGCCCACATGGCCGTCAGCAGCTTCAGCATCAACTCGGCCCGCTCCCAGGTGCTGGACTTCAGCAGCCCCTTCTTCTCCACCAGCCTGGGCATCATGGTGCGAGCCCGCGACACGGCCTCGCCCATCGGCGCCTTCATGTGGCCGCTGCACTGGTCCACGTGGCTGGGCGTCTTCGCCGCGCTGCACCTCACCGCGCTCTTCCTCACGCTGTACGAGTGGCGCAGCCCCTACGGCCTCACGCCCCGTGGCCGGAACCGGGCCACCGTgttctcctactcctctgccctCAACCTCTGCTACGCCATCCTCTTCGGACGCACCGTGTCCAGCAAGACGCCCAAGTGCCCCACGGGGCGCCTGCTCATGAACCTGTGGGCCGTCTTCTGCCTGCTCGTGCTGTCCAGCTACACGGCCAACCTGGCCGCCGTCATGGTCGGGGACAAGACCTTCCTGGAGCTGTCGGGGATCCATGACCCCAAG CTGCACCCCCCGTCCCAGGGCTTCCGCGTGGGCACCGTGTGGGAGAGCAGCGCCGAGGCCTACATCAAGAAGAGCTTCCCCGACCTGCATGCGCACATGCGGCGCCACAGCGCGCCCACCACGCCGCACGGGGTCGCCATGCTCAC GAGCGACCCCCCCAAGCTCAACGCCTTCATCATGGACAAGTCGCTCCTGGACTACGAGGTCTCCATCGACGCCGACTGTAAACTGCTGACCGTGGGCAAGCCTTTCGCCATGGAGG GCTATGGCATCGGACTCCCTCAAAACTCGCCGCTCACCTCCAACCTGTCCGAGTTCATCAGCCGCTACAAGTCCTCCGGCTTCATGGACTTGCTGCACGACAAGTGGTACAGGATGGTTCCTTGCGGGAAGCGCGTCCTCGCCGTTACTGAG ACACTGCAGGTGGGCATCTACCACTTCTCGGGACTCTTCGTGCTGCTCTGCCTGGGGCTGGGCAGCGCTCTGCTCAGCTGCCTGGGCGAGCACGTCTTCTACCACCTGGTGCTCCCGCGCATCCGCAGGGGCAAGAAGCTGCAGTACTGGCTGCACACGAGCCAG AGAATCCACCGCGCCCTCAACACAGAGCCGCCGGGTGCCGAGGAGCCAGGCCCCAG GGCTCTGGAGGACCAGCAGCAGGACGCACCGGCAGCGTCTGCGGGCGCGCCGAGCTGGACCCGGGTGCGCCAGGCAGTAGCGAGGGAGCGTCGCGTGCGCTTCCTGCTGGAGCCCGCAGAAGCCGCCGCGGCGCCCGActcggagggggcggggcggccaGAGGGCCCGGTCTGGCTGTGTTCCAACGGCCGCCTGCCAGCCGTGCTGCCCTCGGGCCCTCCGGGTCCCCGCGAGCTGGAGGAGCTGGAGCAGCGCATCGAGAGTGCGCGGGAGCGGCTCCGCCAGGCCCTGGTGCGGCGAGGCGAGCTGCTGGCTCAGCTGGGGGACGGGGACCGGCCTCTGCGCCTGCTCCGAAGCACCTGA
- the TMEM259 gene encoding membralin — translation MSEHAAPGAPGPGPNGGGGGPVPARGPRTPNLNPNPLINVRDRLFHALFFKMAVTYSRLFPPAFRRLFEFFVLLKALFVLFVLAYIHIVFSRSPINCLEHVRDKWPREGILRVEVQHNSSRAPVFLQFCDGGRRGSFPGLAVEPGSPEPEEDEEEELAVDMFGNTSIKFELDIEPKVLKPPGSAEAPNDSQELPFPETPTKVWPQDEYVVEYSLEYGFLRLSQATRQRLSIPVMVVTLDPSRDQCFGDRFSRLLLAEFLGYDDILMSSVKGLAENEENKGFLRNVVSGEHYRFVSMWMARTSYLAAFVIMVIFTLSVSMLLRYSHHQIFVFIVDLLQMLEMNMAVAFPAAPLLTVILALVGMEAIMSEFFNDTTTAFYIILIVWLADQYDAICCHTNTSKRHWLRFFYLYHFAFYAYHYRFNGQYSSLALVASWLFIQHSMIYFFHHYELPAILQQIRIQEMLLQTPPLGAGAPTALPDDLNNNGGTPAATPDPAGQPPALGPSAPGSSGGPGPGAEAPSSLVAAAASVAAAASGDLGWMAETAAMITDASFLSGLSASLLERRPVGPLSPAGGLPRVPQDRAPSSNSLAHDTAPPAAAPTAPGDPSPEVGS, via the exons ATGTCGGAGCACGCGGCGCCCGGGGCTCCGGGGCCCGGGCCcaacggcggcggcggcggcccggtCCCCGCGCGCGGGCCTCGCACCCCCAACCTCAACCCCAACCCGCTCATCAACGTGCGCGACCGGCTCTTCCACGCGCTCTTCTTCAAGATGGCTGTCACCTACTCGCGGCTCTTCCCGCCCGCCTTCCGCCGGCTCTTCGAGTTCTTCGTGCTGCTCAAG GCGCTGTTCGTCCTCTTCGTGCTGGCGTACATCCACATCGTCTTCTCCCGCTCGCCCATCAACTGCCTGGAGCACGTGCGGGACAAGTGGCCACGGGAGGGCATCCTGCGTGTCGAGGTGCAGCACAACTCCAGCCGCGCGCCCGTCTTTCTGCAGTTCTGTGACGGCGGCCGCCGCGGCAGCTTTCCCGGCCTGGCCGTAGAGCCGGGCAGCCCGGAGCctgaggaggacgaggaggaggagctggccGTGGACATGTTCGGGAACACGTCCATCAAG TTCGAGCTGGACATTGAGCCCAAGGTGTTGAAGCCACCGGGCAGTGCTGAGGCCCCAAATGACAGCCAGGAGCTCCCCTTCCCAGAGACACCCACAAAAG TGTGGCCGCAGGACGAGTATGTCGTGGAGTACTCGCTGGAGTACGGCTTCCTGCGGCTGTCCCAGGCCACGCGGCAGCGGCTCAGCATCCCCGTCATGGTGGTCACTCTGG ACCCCTCGCGCGACCAGTGCTTCGGGGACCGCTTCAGCCGCCTGCTGCTGGCCGAGTTCCTGGGCTACGACGACATCCTCATGTCCAGCGTCAAGGGCCTGGCTGAGAACGAGGAGAACAAGG GCTTCCTGCGCAACGTGGTGTCTGGGGAGCACTACCGGTTCGTGAGCATGTGGATGGCCCGCACGTCCTATCTGGCCGCCTTCGTCATCATGGTCATCTTC ACCCTCAGCGTGTCCATGCTGCTCAGATACTCGCACCACCAGATTTTCGTCTTCATTG TGGACCTGCTGCAGATGCTGGAGATGAACATGGCCGTTGCCTTCCCGGCCGCGCCCCTGCTCACGGTCATCCTGGCCCTCGTCG GGATGGAGGCCATCATGTCGGAGTTTTTCAACGACACCACCACGGCCTTCTACATCATCCTCATCGTCTGGCTGGCCGACCAGTACGACGCCATCTGCTGCCACACGAACACCAGCAAGAGGCACTGGCTGCG GTTCTTCTATCTGTACCACTTCGCCTTCTACGCCTACCACTACCGCTTCAACGGCCAGTACAGCAGCCTGGCCCTGGTCGCGTCCTGGCTCTTCATCCAG CATTCCATGATCTACTTTTTCCACCACTACGAGCTGCCCGCCATCCTGCAGCAGATCCGAATCCAAGAGATGCTGCTGCAGACCCCGCCGCTGGGCGCCGGAGCCCCCACAGCGCTTCCCGATGACCTGAACAACAATGGGGGCACCCCAGCCGCCACCCCCGACCCTGCTGGCCAACCGCCCGCCCTGGGCCCTAGCGCGCCGGGCAGTAGTGggggccccggccccggggctgAGGCACCCAGCTCTCTGGTGGCTGCAGCAGCTTCGGTGGCCGCGGCTGCCAGCGGGGACCTGGGCTGGATGGCAGAGACAGCCGCCATGATCACAGACGCCTCCTTCCTGTCTGGCCTGAGTGCCTCCCTCCTGGAGCGGCGGCCTGTTGGTCCGCTGAGCCCCGCCGGGGGGCTCCCCCGGGTCCCCCAGGACCGTGCCCCATCCAGCAACTCCCTGGCACATGACACAgcgccccccgccgccgcccccacAGCCCCAGGGGACCCATCCCCAGAGGTCGGTTCCTGA